The Peptococcaceae bacterium 1198_IL3148 nucleotide sequence TTTTAACCGCCTTCTTCAATGAATTTGACACCGCCGGCGAGCTACAGAACCTTTGTATTGGTTGCGGTCGCTGTAAACAAGTTTGCCCTGGTAAAGTGGATATCCCGGGACTAATTCAAGAACTGCGCAACCGGTATGTGGCGAAAAAAGGCATGCCTGCCGGTCAAAAATTATTACTTAACAGTGTGCTGCCTAATCGTAAGCTATTCCATAGCCTATTAAAGGTTGGTAGCAAGGCACAAAAACCATTTGTTAGCGATAGAAAAATTAGACACCTACCGTTATTTTTAGCCGGCTTCACCGAAGGCAGAAGTTTGCCGTCATTGGCAGATAAACCGTTCCGTGACCAACTGGGTACGCTGCCCAAACCGAAAAAGGTTAAGGCTAAAGTTGGCTTCTTTGGTGGTTGTTTGGTTGACTTTGTCTATCCAAACCTAGGTAAGTCTGCAGCCAAAATCCTTAAGCACATGGATATGGAGCTGGTATATCCGTTAGAGCAAGCTTGTTGTGGTGTTCCTGCTGGTCACCTGGGGGCAAATGACGCCTTTGCCAATATGGCTAAACAAAATATTGCCGCCTTTGAAAAGGCTGGCGTAGACCATATTGTCACTGTTTGCCCAACCTGTACCAACGCCCTGTTAAATGAATATGTCAAGCTGTTGGCCAACGATCCACAATGGGCACAACGGGCTAAAGACTTTGCTGCCAAAGTGGAAGATTTTTCACACTTTGTGGCCACCCGTACTGATAACGGTAAAACCTTAGGTTTGAAAGTTAAGGGTACTGATACTGTAACCTATCATGATTCATGTCACTTAAAGCGCGGATTAAATGTCTTTGACGAACCACGGGCATTGATTCAAGAGGCTGGCCTTAATCTTAAAGAAATGCAATGGTCAGACCGTTGCTGTGGCTTTGGTGGCTCCTACACTGTCCAGTATCCTGAGATTTCTCAACCAATTTTGGATGCTAAACTGGCAGACATTCAACAAACAGGCGCCAACATTGTCGCCATGGACTGCCCGGGTTGTCTAATGCAAATTGATGGTGGTTTAGACAAAAAAGGCTGTCATGCTAAAGCTAAACACACCGTTGAACTAATAGCTGAAAGATTACCAGACTAAATTAAATCATTGTTCTAAAGGCCAATATATAAAACAAATATTGGCCTTTAGATTTATACATATTACAAAATAAGCATACTTTTAAATCCAGTTAATTTGTTGTTTATAAAATCAGGTCATAGTATAATTATTATACTGCTTAATTATTAACTTATATTTAGAATACCTTGGGGTTACTTGCCTAGGTTAAATATGACAGTGGGGGTTTGCTATGGAATTTCGACCGATTAGAACAAAAAAAATATATGAAGAAATAATAGAACAAATCAAAACAATGATAGCTGAAGGTAAGTTGCGCCCAGGGGACAAGTTAATATCTGAACGTGAAATGGCAGAAAAAATGCAAGTGGGCAGATCTGCCGTGCGGGAAGCCTTTCGGGCTTTGGAGGCAATGAAGATTATCAAAATAAAGCCCGGTGAAGGTACCTATATCCGCGAAGCCAGCTCGGAACATATTATCGAGGCACTATCTTTAGTTCTCAGCGCAGAACAAGACACTGCCAAGGAATTGATGGAATTGAGAATAATACTGGAAGTGCAAAGTGCAGGCTTAGCCGCCAAGCGCCGTAAAGAAAGCGATTTAGCGGTAATGAAAAGGGCATTGCATCAAATGGAATTGGACGTTAAAAATGGTGAATATGGAGAAAAGGCAGATTTTGCTTTTCACTACGCCATTGCTAAAGCCACTAAAAACACTATGGTTTTAAGATTAATGGCCAACATCTCAGACACCATGAGCAATGTCATGCACACCGCCAGAGTGGAATTATTTCGCGATCCCAGCAGACCACAACAACTTTTAGACGAGCACTGGTCAATTTACCAGGCAATAGCCGATTCAAACCAACAGTTGGCACAAAAATCAATGTATGACCACTTACACAACGTGGAAAAAAGCGCCTTTCCTAGATAATATAACTAATCAGTTAAGTAATTAATAAACCGACCACTGTGGTCGGTTTAATTATTCTCTGACGTTGCTTCAAAGTCAATTCCCCTTGGCGGAGTAATTACTCTTTCTTGATCCGCCGTTCCCACGGCAATTACTTCGTTTACTGGATTATAGCGACTTATGGGTAGTTGTTGCCGTTTAATTACTTCTCCATTCTTTAAGACAATTTTTTCTACGTTGACCACATAACCTTTACTTCCCTCCTGCTTTATTACTTTTTGTCCCCGCTTTAAATTGTTGTCTTCTTCATAAATAGTTTCTGGTTCTAGCTCTTGTTCTATCCAGCTGTTCACAATTACCTGCTGTCTTTGGCTACTGTCACCAAATATCTTTACTGTCAGTTGACCAGATTTAACCTCTGTTTTTAAGTATAAACAGCGGCCACTATTATTTATAAACTTAAAATCCACTAAACCATAGACCACAGTGGCATCTCTGCCAATGGGTACATAATTTATTGGCAAGGAATGATTACGCCGTTCAGATATTTCAAGATCTGCCAGCAATACTGCGTTATACAAAGTGGTTGATACTTGACAAACACCACCACCAACTCCTTCTACCAATTCGTTATTCTCAATTACCCCGGCAGTTTTATAGCCGGCCTCTGAACTGCGCGGACCCACCACTTCATTAAAAGAAACTTCTTGACCGGGGGTGATTATTAGGCCATCCAGCGCATTGGCAGCCACTCTGATATTGTAAGAACGGTTGGTTATTTTGGGGTCAAATTTGGTGGTATAACTGGCCAGCAGACCGGTGATACCCATTTCTTGGATATCTTCAGTGGTATATTCCGGCATAACTTCCACCAATGGCAATAAAAGATCAAACCCTTTCCCGGCTAAAGGTTGTTGTTGCAAATTCCTTTGTAATATTTCCATATCGATCTCTTTTCCATTTTTTGATGGAATAATGGTAATTTTATCGTCATCATCAATATTTAATACTGCATTTTTTGCCGGTACATTTAAATGCCCAACCAGTTTGTTTACTTCTTCAACTAACTGCTGCTGATTTATTTTAATCAACGGTTGCACCGTATATCCCTGCTCTTTAATACGGCGGTAGGTTTGCCAACGCTCGCTTATTGAGCCCTGCCGTCCCATTTGCATGGCCCGAGTTATGGTTTGGTCTATATCAATCTGTAGGCCAACTTTCTCCAATGGCAATGACCAGGTTTGATTATTATAGACCAGATTTACTGGTATCTGTAATATTTCCTTCTCTAGTTGATTAAGCCTTTCGGCAGTCTGTTGTTTGTTTAAGCCACCTATATCTATTCCCTTTACCTTAATTCCCGGCAGTATATGTTGGGTTGATAACAATATCTTTATGTCTTCGCCTACAAAAACAAAGGTGGCCATAAACAACAGCAGACATATTAACGGGGTGATGTATGTTGATCTCTTGATCATAAAATTCCTCCAGGTGAAATGGGGCTTTTATAATCTTTATTTAGGATTGTCCCATAATATGTTTAGTTTGGCTTTTATACAACAAAAAAGAGTGCTGTTACAGCACTCTTTTGTTGCTAGTTTTTAGTTAGCGTCGTCACCTTCGCTGGTTACCAGTTCTTCCCAAGCATCGGCAACCTTTTCCCACTCTTCATCTTCTTCAATATCAACTAAGATTTCATTACCATCTTCATCTTTATCAAACTTTAAGATAACAGCTTCATCAGCATCTTCTTCGGCGGGAAGTAAGATAGCATACTCGGAACCTTCAACTTCAATTATATCCACAACTGTAAAGTCGTGTTCCTTGCCTTCTTCATCTATTAATGTAACAACTTCATCATGCTCTGGCACAAATATCACCTCATTTTAACAAATTAATTACATCCTATACCAAGTATAACCAGATGTCAAGAAATTTAAACCAAACCCGAAATTAACTGCCATTTTTTCGGTCTAGGTAACCTTGTAATATAAATGTTGCGGCCATTTTATCAATTACTTTTTTTCTTTTACCCCGGCTGACGTCGGCCCCAATAAGCAATCTCTCTGCAGCAACAGTGGTTAATCGCTCATCCCAAAATTCTACCGGCAAATCAATGGTTTGTTGCATCGCTTCGGTAAAGGCTTGTACCTTCTCAGCCTGGGGACCGATGGTGCCATTCATATTTTTAGGCAGGCCGACGACAATTCTATCAACTTCATATTGTTGAATAATTTCAGCCAGTCTATCTATGTCTTTCTTTTCATCGCTACGTCTGATAACTTCCAATCCTTGGGCAGTCCACCCCATTAAATCGCTGAGGGCAACACCAATGGTTCGGTCACCGACATCTAGGCCCATAATTCTCAAAATAATTCCACACCTTATAAATATTTATTTGTTATGGTTCAAATAATACTTAACCAATTCCTCTAACAGTTCGTCCCTTTCCAAACGTCTAATTAAGCTACGGGCATTGCCGTGGCTGGTAATATAAGCTGGATCGCCAGACAATAAATAACCCACAATTTGATTAATCGGGTTATAACCCTTTTCCTTTAGCGACCGATACACCGTGGTTAAAATATCACGGGCTTGATTCACTTCTTCAGTTTGTACCTTAAACATCACAGTATCTTCCGAAAAATCCCTTGTCATGGCAAACCCTCCCATCCTTTAATATTGCCCATTTTATTTTCTATATTCGTTAATACCATGCAGTTTTCCTCTACATTAATTAAACAATTCTATCCCGTACCAACAAAATAATATTGTTCCGTTTTCATTTTGTAACCGATTGTGGCATATCAACATATTATGTTGATGTAAGTATAAAATTATAGATTCGGAGGAGGTTACAAAATGGGTTACTACGGTGGAGGTTTTGGCAGCAACAATTTGCTATTTTTTCTAATCCTTATCTTATTACTGTCTGGCGGCGGCGGCTATGGTTACGGCCCTTATGCCGAAAACAAATAGTATCTGATAGTGCTAAGAAAACCGGCTCCCTTGGGAGTCGGTTTTCTTTTATTACTGAAGTTGTTCTTCAACCACCCGGTAGCACTTATCAATTGCCTCTTGCAGCTTAGAGGGGTCTTTACCACCGGCTTGAGCCATATCTGGCCTACCACCACCACCGCCTCCTACTACCTGAGCAATTTCTTTAATTATTTTGCCGGCATGAACGCCTTTATTCAGCATATCCTTGGTGGCAGCCACAATTAGGCTTGCCTTGCCGCCAATATCTGCTCCCAGTACAACCACACCGGATCTCAACTTATCCCGCAGTACGTCCGCCATATCGCGTAGTCCGTCAATATCAGCAACCGTTACCACCGCGGCTAACACCTTCACCCCTTTTACATCCTTAACCTGTTCAGTAAGATCACTGGCTTGTTGTTGGGACAACTTCGCTCTTATTGCTTCCAGTTCACACTCAGTGTCCTTTAGTCGCTGTTGCAAATCCTTAATCTTCTTTAAAGTCTCTTGGGGAGTAGCTTTAACAGCAGCAGCAATTTGATCTAATTGTTGTTCTTTAGATGCTAGGTATTTTAACACTCCTAAACCTGTAACTGCTTCAATACGCCGCAAACCAGCTCCAACGCTACTCTCGGATAAAACTTTAAATAAGCCGATTTCAGATGTTGAATGCACATGGGTACCACCACACAATTCAAGGCTGAAATCCCCCATTTTAACTACCCGCACCTTTTGTCCATACTTTTCTCCAAAAAGGGCCATGGCCCCCATGGTTTTAGCGTTGGCAAGGGATGTTTCGGTAACTTCTACTGCTAAATTATTTAATATAGCATTGTTTACTAGCGTTTCTATCTGTTTTAGTTCCTCTGCAGATACCGCAGCATAATGAGTAAAGTCAAATCGCAACCGATCAGGTTCCACCAGTGAACCTGCTTGATTAACATGCTCACCCAAAACAACCTTTAATGCTTTATGTAACAGGTGGGTTGCTGAGTGATTGCGCATAATATCATAGCGGCGTTCAGCAGCCACCTGTACCTGTACTTTTTCGTGACGGCGCACCACACCGGAAATTACTTTGCCGCGGTGAACAACAAAGTTCTCCACGGGCTTATTAACCCCTTGAATTTCCACTTTAAAATCCTTACCAATAACATATCCGTGGTCCGCCACTTGGCCACCGCTTTCAGCATAACAAGGAGTTACATCCAAAATCAGTTCAATTTCTTCCCCAGCCACCGCCTGTAGTTCTTGTAAATTATCTTTAACAATTCCTAGGATATTGGCTTCTGTTTTTAGTTGACCGTAACCAACAAAGTGGGTTTCGCCGTACTCTTCCTTCAGCGCTTTATACATCGCACCCCGTTCAGATAAATATTCGGTCTCTTGGCGGGCATTGCGAGCCCGTTGCCGTTGCTCTTCCAGAGCCTGATTAAAACCATCTTCGTCCACAGTTAAACCCTGTTCCTCGGCAATTTCTTTAGTTAGCTCCAACGGGAAACCAAAGGTATCATAAAGTCTAAAGGCATCGGCACCGGTAATTTCGATTTGACCGGCAGCTTTAGCATCTGTCATTAACTGATTTAATATATCGGTACCTTGGGACAGCGTTTCTAAGAAACGTTCTTCCTCTGTGCGTATAACCCGCAGAATGTGATCCCGCTTTTGGTTCAATTCCGGATAAGCACCAAACATTTTATCGATGACAGCGCCGGCAACCTTGTACAAAAAGGTATCCTCCATGCCCAGCACTCGACCAAAGCGAACCGCCCGGCGCAATAGCCGGCGAATAACGTAACCTCTGCCTTCGTTAGACGGTAGCGCACCATCGCTAATGGCAAAGGTAACCGCTCTGGCATGGTCGGCAATTACCTTTAGTGCTAAGTCGCTATCCCTTTGATCACCGTATTTTACGTTAACCAACGCCGCCGTAAAGTCCATAATGTCACGCAACAGGTCGGTGTCAAAATTGGTGGCCACCCTTTGGATTACCGAAGTCACCCGTTCTAATCCCATACCGGTATCGATACCTTTATTTTTTAGCGGTTTATAGTTACCCTCTTCATCACGGAAAAACTGAATGAAAACTAAGTTCCAGATTTCTAAGAAACGGTCACAGTCACAACCCACTGCACAATCAGCGCTGCCGCAACCCCGTTCTGCACCTAAATCTATGTATATTTCGGAACAGGGACCACATGGTCCAACACCAATTTCCCAAAAGTTAGTATCTTTACCCATCCGAACAATTTTGTCTGCTGGGATACCCACTTGTTTGTGCCAAATGTCAAAGGCTTCATCATCATCAAGATAGATGGTTATCCAGAGCTTGTCCTTAGGTAACCCAAGGGTTTCGGTGACAAATTCCCAAGCCCAGGGGATTGCCTGTTCTTTAAAATAATCACCAAAGGAAAAATTACCCAACATCTCAAAAAAAGTATGGTGCCGGGCAGTTTTACCCACTTCTTCAATGTCAGGGGTACGCAAACATTTTTGACAAGTGGTGACTCTAGTCACCTCCGGTGTAGCTTGTCCAGTGAAATAGGGTTTAAAGGGCACCATACCAGCTGCTGTCCATAAAATACTGGGATCATTATGGGGAATTAACGATGCGCTGGGTTGAATTTGGTGGCCACGTTCTTCGAAGAATTTCAAAAATTTCTCTCTTATTTCATTACCAGTCAAAGGATGTAACCTCCTGTCCTCTATATTAACCTTTGATGAATTTTACTCAAAAATAAAACCTTCCCTCCCAACCGATGTCCGTTGTGGGGCGGAAAGGTAGCAAGTTTATTACTCTAAATAATTATATAGAAGTAGCCTGCTTATTGTCAAGAAATGTACTTGCCTGGATTAGACCTTCTTAAGGGAGATTTTGTAATACAATTTTTTGATACAAAAAGCTTAACAAAATCCGTAAAATTGCAGCCACCGGTACAGCTAACAACATGCCCACAACACCATATAATTCTGCTCCTGCCAGTAAAACCATGATAATAAATAAAGGGTGCAGCCCAACACTCTGGCCCAGTACCTTAGGCGCCAATATGTTGCCTTCTATTTGCTGAATAATTAATATGGCCAACACAACCTTGATGGCCATATATTTTGATTGCATTAGGCCAATTGCCACTGCCGGTATGGCACCTAATATTGGCCC carries:
- a CDS encoding LUD domain-containing protein; its protein translation is MGKENLKGEIKGALDNGILQGALTRFANDYLGSRARAYEGRDFEALRQEIADRKSASAKRMLELAQQFKKNAEARGAKVFIAKNAEEAKKYILDVALANNVKMVIKSKSMASEEIHLNKYLEANGITAAETDLGEWIIQLAGQRPSHMVMPAIHLTRDQVADIFSKEINERLTNDIPRLVKVARKELREKFLSAGMGISGANAAVAETGTIAIVTNEGNARLTTTLPPVHVALVGMEKLVEKLSDVNAILECLPRSATGQQLTSYVTMITGPTPANLPDGTIGTKEMHIVLMDNGRTTMKDDPVFSNALQCIRCASCLNVCPVFQLLGGHVYGDVYTGGIGTILTAFFNEFDTAGELQNLCIGCGRCKQVCPGKVDIPGLIQELRNRYVAKKGMPAGQKLLLNSVLPNRKLFHSLLKVGSKAQKPFVSDRKIRHLPLFLAGFTEGRSLPSLADKPFRDQLGTLPKPKKVKAKVGFFGGCLVDFVYPNLGKSAAKILKHMDMELVYPLEQACCGVPAGHLGANDAFANMAKQNIAAFEKAGVDHIVTVCPTCTNALLNEYVKLLANDPQWAQRAKDFAAKVEDFSHFVATRTDNGKTLGLKVKGTDTVTYHDSCHLKRGLNVFDEPRALIQEAGLNLKEMQWSDRCCGFGGSYTVQYPEISQPILDAKLADIQQTGANIVAMDCPGCLMQIDGGLDKKGCHAKAKHTVELIAERLPD
- a CDS encoding FadR/GntR family transcriptional regulator, translating into MEFRPIRTKKIYEEIIEQIKTMIAEGKLRPGDKLISEREMAEKMQVGRSAVREAFRALEAMKIIKIKPGEGTYIREASSEHIIEALSLVLSAEQDTAKELMELRIILEVQSAGLAAKRRKESDLAVMKRALHQMELDVKNGEYGEKADFAFHYAIAKATKNTMVLRLMANISDTMSNVMHTARVELFRDPSRPQQLLDEHWSIYQAIADSNQQLAQKSMYDHLHNVEKSAFPR
- a CDS encoding VanW family protein, producing MIKRSTYITPLICLLLFMATFVFVGEDIKILLSTQHILPGIKVKGIDIGGLNKQQTAERLNQLEKEILQIPVNLVYNNQTWSLPLEKVGLQIDIDQTITRAMQMGRQGSISERWQTYRRIKEQGYTVQPLIKINQQQLVEEVNKLVGHLNVPAKNAVLNIDDDDKITIIPSKNGKEIDMEILQRNLQQQPLAGKGFDLLLPLVEVMPEYTTEDIQEMGITGLLASYTTKFDPKITNRSYNIRVAANALDGLIITPGQEVSFNEVVGPRSSEAGYKTAGVIENNELVEGVGGGVCQVSTTLYNAVLLADLEISERRNHSLPINYVPIGRDATVVYGLVDFKFINNSGRCLYLKTEVKSGQLTVKIFGDSSQRQQVIVNSWIEQELEPETIYEEDNNLKRGQKVIKQEGSKGYVVNVEKIVLKNGEVIKRQQLPISRYNPVNEVIAVGTADQERVITPPRGIDFEATSENN
- a CDS encoding DUF1292 domain-containing protein; translated protein: MPEHDEVVTLIDEEGKEHDFTVVDIIEVEGSEYAILLPAEEDADEAVILKFDKDEDGNEILVDIEEDEEWEKVADAWEELVTSEGDDAN
- the ruvX gene encoding Holliday junction resolvase RuvX, producing the protein MRIMGLDVGDRTIGVALSDLMGWTAQGLEVIRRSDEKKDIDRLAEIIQQYEVDRIVVGLPKNMNGTIGPQAEKVQAFTEAMQQTIDLPVEFWDERLTTVAAERLLIGADVSRGKRKKVIDKMAATFILQGYLDRKNGS
- a CDS encoding IreB family regulatory phosphoprotein, encoding MTRDFSEDTVMFKVQTEEVNQARDILTTVYRSLKEKGYNPINQIVGYLLSGDPAYITSHGNARSLIRRLERDELLEELVKYYLNHNK
- the alaS gene encoding alanine--tRNA ligase; amino-acid sequence: MTGNEIREKFLKFFEERGHQIQPSASLIPHNDPSILWTAAGMVPFKPYFTGQATPEVTRVTTCQKCLRTPDIEEVGKTARHHTFFEMLGNFSFGDYFKEQAIPWAWEFVTETLGLPKDKLWITIYLDDDEAFDIWHKQVGIPADKIVRMGKDTNFWEIGVGPCGPCSEIYIDLGAERGCGSADCAVGCDCDRFLEIWNLVFIQFFRDEEGNYKPLKNKGIDTGMGLERVTSVIQRVATNFDTDLLRDIMDFTAALVNVKYGDQRDSDLALKVIADHARAVTFAISDGALPSNEGRGYVIRRLLRRAVRFGRVLGMEDTFLYKVAGAVIDKMFGAYPELNQKRDHILRVIRTEEERFLETLSQGTDILNQLMTDAKAAGQIEITGADAFRLYDTFGFPLELTKEIAEEQGLTVDEDGFNQALEEQRQRARNARQETEYLSERGAMYKALKEEYGETHFVGYGQLKTEANILGIVKDNLQELQAVAGEEIELILDVTPCYAESGGQVADHGYVIGKDFKVEIQGVNKPVENFVVHRGKVISGVVRRHEKVQVQVAAERRYDIMRNHSATHLLHKALKVVLGEHVNQAGSLVEPDRLRFDFTHYAAVSAEELKQIETLVNNAILNNLAVEVTETSLANAKTMGAMALFGEKYGQKVRVVKMGDFSLELCGGTHVHSTSEIGLFKVLSESSVGAGLRRIEAVTGLGVLKYLASKEQQLDQIAAAVKATPQETLKKIKDLQQRLKDTECELEAIRAKLSQQQASDLTEQVKDVKGVKVLAAVVTVADIDGLRDMADVLRDKLRSGVVVLGADIGGKASLIVAATKDMLNKGVHAGKIIKEIAQVVGGGGGGRPDMAQAGGKDPSKLQEAIDKCYRVVEEQLQ